In Rhizobium sp. N324, a single genomic region encodes these proteins:
- the ilvD gene encoding dihydroxy-acid dehydratase yields MPAYRSRTTTHGRNMAGARGLWRATGMKDSDFGKPIIAVVNSFTQFVPGHVHLKDLGQLVAREIEAAGGVAKEFNTIAVDDGIAMGHDGMLYSLPSRELIADSVEYMVNAHCADAMVCISNCDKITPGMLMASLRLNIPTVFVSGGPMEAGKVVLHGKTHALDLVDAMVAAADEKISDEDVQTIERSACPTCGSCSGMFTANSMNCLTEALGLSLPGNGSTLATHADRKRLFVEAGHLIVDLARRYYEQDDIKALPRTIASKQAFENAMALDIAMGGSTNTVLHILAAAHEGEIDFTMADIDALSRRVPCLSKVAPAKSDVHMEDVHRAGGIMSILGELDKGGLLNRDCPTVHAETLGDAIDRWDITRTNSDTVRNFYRAAPGGIPTQVAFSQEARWDELDTDRQNGVIRSVEHPFSKDGGLAVLKGNLAVDGCIVKTAGVDESILKFSGPARVFESQDASVKAILANEVKAGDVVVIRYEGPKGGPGMQEMLYPTSYLKSKGLGKACALITDGRFSGGTSGLSIGHASPEAANGGTIGLVREGDMIDIDIPNRTISLRVGEAELAARRADQDAKGWHPTEVRKRNVTTALKAYAAFATSADRGAVRDLNAR; encoded by the coding sequence ATGCCAGCTTACCGTTCGAGAACCACGACCCACGGCCGCAACATGGCAGGCGCGCGCGGCCTTTGGCGCGCCACGGGCATGAAGGATTCGGATTTCGGCAAGCCGATCATCGCGGTGGTGAATTCCTTCACCCAGTTCGTGCCCGGCCACGTGCACCTGAAGGATCTCGGTCAGCTCGTCGCCCGCGAAATCGAGGCGGCCGGCGGTGTCGCCAAGGAGTTCAACACGATCGCCGTCGACGACGGCATCGCCATGGGCCATGACGGCATGCTCTATTCGCTGCCCTCGCGCGAGCTCATCGCCGACAGCGTCGAATACATGGTCAATGCCCATTGCGCCGACGCCATGGTCTGCATCTCCAACTGCGACAAGATCACTCCCGGCATGCTGATGGCGTCGTTGCGCCTCAACATACCCACCGTCTTCGTCTCCGGCGGTCCGATGGAAGCGGGCAAGGTCGTGCTGCACGGCAAAACCCATGCACTCGACCTCGTCGATGCCATGGTCGCCGCAGCCGATGAAAAGATCAGCGATGAGGACGTCCAGACCATCGAGCGCTCGGCCTGTCCGACCTGCGGCTCCTGCTCCGGCATGTTCACCGCCAATTCGATGAACTGCCTGACGGAGGCGCTCGGCCTGTCGCTGCCCGGCAACGGCTCGACGCTCGCCACCCACGCCGACCGCAAGCGTCTCTTCGTCGAGGCCGGCCATCTGATCGTCGATCTCGCCCGCCGTTACTATGAGCAGGACGATATCAAGGCGCTGCCGCGCACGATCGCCTCCAAGCAGGCCTTCGAGAATGCCATGGCGCTCGACATCGCCATGGGCGGCTCGACCAATACGGTCCTGCACATCCTTGCCGCCGCCCATGAAGGCGAGATCGATTTCACCATGGCCGATATCGACGCGCTTTCGCGCCGGGTGCCCTGCCTGTCGAAGGTCGCACCCGCCAAGAGCGATGTGCATATGGAAGACGTGCACCGCGCCGGCGGCATCATGTCGATCCTCGGCGAACTCGACAAGGGCGGTCTCTTGAACCGCGATTGCCCGACCGTGCATGCCGAGACCCTGGGCGATGCGATCGACCGCTGGGACATTACCCGCACCAACAGCGACACCGTCCGCAATTTCTATCGCGCCGCGCCCGGCGGCATCCCGACCCAGGTCGCCTTCAGCCAGGAGGCCCGCTGGGACGAACTCGACACCGACCGCCAGAACGGCGTCATCCGCTCGGTCGAACATCCTTTCTCCAAGGATGGCGGCCTTGCCGTGCTCAAGGGCAACCTTGCGGTCGACGGCTGCATCGTCAAGACCGCCGGCGTCGATGAATCCATCCTGAAATTCTCAGGTCCGGCCCGCGTCTTCGAAAGCCAGGATGCCTCGGTCAAGGCGATCCTCGCCAACGAGGTCAAGGCGGGAGACGTCGTGGTCATTCGCTATGAAGGCCCGAAGGGCGGCCCCGGCATGCAGGAAATGCTTTATCCGACGAGCTATCTGAAATCGAAGGGCCTCGGCAAGGCCTGCGCGCTGATCACCGACGGCCGCTTCTCCGGCGGCACCTCGGGCCTCTCGATCGGCCACGCGTCGCCGGAAGCAGCCAATGGCGGCACGATCGGCCTGGTGCGCGAAGGCGACATGATCGACATCGACATCCCGAACCGCACGATCAGCCTGCGCGTCGGCGAGGCCGAACTTGCCGCCCGCCGCGCCGATCAGGACGCCAAGGGCTGGCATCCCACAGAAGTGCGCAAGCGCAACGTCACGACGGCGCTGAAGGCTTACGCTGCCTTCGCCACGAGCGCCGACCGTGGTGCCGTGCGCGATCTGAACGCCCGCTGA
- the msrQ gene encoding protein-methionine-sulfoxide reductase heme-binding subunit MsrQ, with product MAELSLAIQKRWQPASVWLLYVAGLVPAVWTFYLGATDQLGADPVKTFELFLGIWTIRFLIATLAVSPARELLGWNYLRYRRAVGLLTFYYALMHFTVYMVLDQAMDIHAVVNDVLKRPFIMFGMAGLAMLIPLAVTSNNVSIRRLGKNWIWLHRLVYIVAACGALHFALSTKILDLEQYIYVGLIIALILYRSWRPIARNRKKGQGRTRNRAMASAS from the coding sequence ATGGCGGAATTGTCGCTCGCCATCCAGAAGCGCTGGCAGCCCGCCTCCGTCTGGCTGCTTTATGTGGCAGGCCTCGTGCCGGCGGTCTGGACCTTCTATCTCGGCGCGACCGATCAGCTCGGCGCCGATCCGGTCAAGACCTTCGAGCTCTTCCTCGGCATCTGGACGATCCGTTTCCTGATCGCAACGCTTGCCGTCTCCCCGGCCCGCGAGCTCCTCGGCTGGAATTATCTGCGTTATCGCCGCGCGGTGGGCTTGCTGACCTTCTACTACGCGCTGATGCATTTTACCGTCTACATGGTGCTCGACCAGGCGATGGATATCCACGCCGTCGTCAATGACGTGCTGAAGCGCCCCTTTATCATGTTCGGCATGGCCGGGCTTGCGATGCTCATTCCGCTGGCGGTGACATCCAATAATGTCTCGATCCGCCGCCTCGGCAAGAACTGGATCTGGCTGCACCGGCTCGTCTACATTGTCGCCGCCTGCGGAGCGCTGCACTTCGCGCTCTCGACCAAGATCCTCGATCTCGAGCAATATATCTATGTCGGGCTGATCATCGCGCTCATCCTCTACCGCTCCTGGCGGCCGATTGCCCGCAACCGGAAAAAGGGCCAGGGCCGGACGCGCAATCGCGCCATGGCGTCGGCTTCGTGA
- a CDS encoding oxidoreductase, translating into MKVWFITGASRGFGALMTKEALASGDAVIATARNPKTVAEQFGDHPNLLAVALDVTDEAQAKEAAAAGIARFGRIDILANNAGYGLLGAVEEATAEEIEKLYATNVFGLLKVTRAVLPYMRRQRSGHVLNFSSIGGYFGYPGWGVYGSTKFAVEGLSESMAAELEPFGIKVTIVEPGFFRTDFLADTSLAVSPASIADYEGTPAGNMRTFAADANHAQPGNPARLAAGIMTMVNSANPPLRMPFGSDTVAMIEAQHASVEKELAGWRELALSTDFPSDATASA; encoded by the coding sequence ATGAAAGTCTGGTTCATCACAGGTGCATCCCGCGGCTTCGGCGCGCTGATGACCAAGGAAGCCCTTGCATCAGGCGATGCCGTCATTGCCACCGCCCGCAACCCGAAGACCGTGGCCGAGCAGTTCGGCGATCATCCGAACCTCTTGGCCGTCGCGCTCGACGTCACCGACGAGGCGCAGGCGAAAGAAGCCGCGGCTGCCGGCATCGCCCGCTTCGGCCGCATCGACATTCTCGCCAACAATGCCGGCTACGGCCTGCTCGGCGCCGTCGAGGAAGCCACGGCCGAAGAGATCGAAAAGCTCTATGCCACGAATGTCTTCGGCCTCCTGAAGGTGACGCGCGCCGTGCTGCCCTATATGCGCCGCCAGCGTTCCGGCCATGTCCTGAACTTCTCCTCGATCGGCGGTTACTTCGGCTATCCCGGCTGGGGCGTCTACGGCTCGACGAAATTCGCCGTCGAAGGCCTGTCGGAATCGATGGCCGCCGAACTCGAACCCTTCGGCATCAAGGTGACAATCGTCGAGCCCGGCTTCTTCCGCACGGACTTCCTCGCCGACACGTCGCTCGCGGTCAGCCCGGCCTCCATCGCTGACTACGAAGGCACGCCGGCCGGCAACATGCGCACCTTCGCCGCCGACGCCAATCATGCCCAGCCCGGCAACCCCGCCAGGCTCGCCGCCGGCATCATGACGATGGTCAATTCCGCCAACCCGCCGCTGCGCATGCCATTCGGCAGCGATACGGTGGCGATGATCGAAGCGCAGCATGCCAGCGTCGAAAAGGAGCTTGCCGGCTGGCGTGAACTTGCTCTCTCCACGGATTTTCCGAGCGATGCAACGGCCTCGGCCTGA
- a CDS encoding lysozyme inhibitor LprI family protein, which translates to MMTARAMMMGFGFAISIFASDMAQAASFDCDAKELKPDEKAICDNRALNDADVKMVTTFELLSGLLAMGSRGTLQDEQTAWLKKRQECAADAACIKAAYEERLKQLGETYKNINRPL; encoded by the coding sequence ATGATGACGGCAAGAGCGATGATGATGGGTTTTGGTTTTGCGATTTCGATCTTCGCATCGGATATGGCGCAGGCGGCGAGCTTCGACTGCGATGCGAAGGAATTGAAGCCTGATGAAAAGGCGATCTGCGACAATCGCGCGCTCAACGATGCCGACGTGAAGATGGTGACGACCTTCGAGCTGCTCTCCGGTCTGCTGGCGATGGGCTCACGCGGAACATTGCAGGACGAGCAGACCGCCTGGCTGAAGAAACGGCAGGAATGCGCGGCGGATGCCGCCTGTATCAAGGCTGCCTATGAGGAGCGGCTGAAACAGCTCGGCGAGACCTATAAAAACATCAACCGGCCGCTTTGA
- a CDS encoding alpha/beta fold hydrolase yields the protein MSKMRLISMIATAAAFLAAPDMAGAGGAPASEDKAVAPIVTKGSLPVDGIDYYYEIRGEGEPLLLLHGGLGQIEMFAPVMPVFTDHRQVIAVDLQGHGRTPLGKRPIELAAIGADLAVLVKQLGYDKLDVYGYSFGGGVALNMAANAPDQVRRLVIVSAPYAQNGFFPEMLPQQAAVGAGMAEMMKDTPMFLSYKAVAPDVSEFPKLLDAMGVLMREPKDYGDAVAKLTMPVMLIYGDADMIRPEHMVDFYHKLGGGLRDAGWMRENMSKNRLAILPDLTHYETFASPLVANVAMTFLDGGGKAPNWAEQVVK from the coding sequence ATGTCGAAGATGAGGCTGATTTCGATGATTGCAACCGCTGCCGCATTCCTGGCCGCGCCCGACATGGCAGGCGCCGGCGGTGCGCCGGCGAGCGAGGATAAGGCGGTCGCGCCGATCGTCACGAAGGGAAGCCTGCCGGTCGACGGCATCGACTATTATTACGAAATCCGCGGGGAAGGCGAACCGCTGCTGTTGCTGCACGGCGGCCTCGGACAGATCGAGATGTTCGCACCGGTCATGCCCGTTTTCACCGACCACCGCCAGGTGATCGCCGTCGATCTGCAGGGCCATGGCCGCACGCCGCTCGGCAAGCGGCCGATCGAGCTTGCGGCAATCGGCGCCGATCTTGCGGTGCTGGTGAAGCAGCTCGGTTACGACAAGCTCGACGTCTACGGCTATTCCTTCGGCGGCGGCGTGGCGCTGAACATGGCGGCGAACGCGCCCGACCAGGTGCGCCGTCTGGTGATTGTGTCGGCGCCCTATGCGCAGAACGGCTTTTTCCCGGAGATGCTGCCGCAGCAGGCGGCCGTCGGCGCCGGCATGGCCGAGATGATGAAGGACACGCCGATGTTCCTCTCCTACAAGGCAGTGGCGCCCGACGTGTCCGAATTTCCGAAGCTGCTGGACGCCATGGGTGTGCTGATGCGCGAACCCAAGGATTATGGTGATGCCGTCGCTAAGCTCACCATGCCGGTGATGCTGATCTACGGCGATGCCGACATGATCCGCCCCGAGCATATGGTCGATTTCTATCACAAGCTCGGCGGCGGCCTGCGCGACGCCGGCTGGATGCGGGAGAATATGTCGAAGAACCGGCTGGCGATCCTGCCCGATCTCACCCACTACGAGACCTTCGCTTCGCCACTGGTGGCTAATGTGGCGATGACTTTCCTCGACGGCGGCGGCAAGGCGCCGAACTGGGCCGAGCAGGTCGTAAAGTAA
- a CDS encoding DegQ family serine endoprotease, with the protein MQGLFKRASVSLLALMLVLPAAANAQTAKTVPESQMQMQLSFAPLVKQTSGAVVNVYAEKTVRRQSPFAGDPFFEQFFGQQMPNRSEKQSSLGSGVIVEANGTVVTNNHVVEGADDIKVALPDGREFPCKVVLRDDRVDLAVLKIDTKESFPTLPIGNSDAVEVGDLVLAIGNPFGVGQTVTSGIVSALARNQVVRNEFGFFIQTDASINPGNSGGALMNMKGELIGINTAIFSRGGGSNGIGFAIPANLVKVFLASADAGVKSFERPYVGASFDAVTSEVAEALGLNKVRGALVVKVSEGGPAAKAGLKAGEIVTAVDGISVEHPDALLYRLTTAGLGKSVKLTVVENGREEQLPLTLDRAPETSPRDQRTIGGRTPFSGAVVENLSPRVADELRMPPESAGVVVSEVKEDSPAARLGFEPKDIIVSINGTDVKTTSELSEIAESDPGLWRVEIERDGQRIRQFFR; encoded by the coding sequence ATGCAAGGCCTGTTCAAGCGCGCCTCCGTCTCGCTACTCGCTCTCATGCTCGTTCTGCCGGCTGCGGCCAATGCGCAGACCGCAAAGACCGTGCCCGAGAGCCAGATGCAGATGCAGCTCTCTTTCGCGCCGCTCGTCAAACAGACGTCGGGCGCCGTCGTCAATGTCTATGCGGAAAAGACCGTCCGGCGGCAGTCGCCCTTTGCCGGCGACCCCTTCTTCGAGCAGTTCTTCGGCCAGCAGATGCCGAATCGCTCGGAGAAGCAGTCCTCGCTCGGTTCCGGCGTCATCGTCGAGGCGAACGGCACTGTCGTCACCAACAATCACGTCGTCGAAGGCGCCGACGACATCAAGGTTGCGCTGCCGGATGGACGCGAGTTCCCCTGCAAGGTGGTGCTGCGCGACGATCGTGTCGATCTTGCCGTGCTGAAGATCGACACCAAGGAAAGTTTTCCGACATTGCCGATCGGCAATTCCGATGCGGTCGAGGTCGGCGATCTCGTGCTGGCGATTGGCAATCCCTTCGGCGTCGGCCAGACGGTGACGAGCGGCATCGTCTCAGCACTGGCCCGCAACCAGGTGGTCAGGAACGAGTTCGGCTTCTTCATTCAGACCGACGCCTCGATCAATCCCGGCAATTCCGGCGGCGCCCTGATGAACATGAAAGGCGAGCTGATCGGCATCAACACCGCGATCTTCTCGCGCGGCGGCGGCTCGAACGGCATCGGCTTCGCCATCCCCGCCAATCTGGTCAAGGTCTTCCTCGCTTCGGCCGATGCCGGCGTCAAATCCTTCGAGCGGCCCTATGTCGGCGCCAGTTTCGATGCCGTGACTTCCGAAGTCGCTGAGGCGCTGGGGCTGAACAAGGTTCGCGGCGCGCTCGTCGTCAAGGTTTCGGAAGGCGGCCCGGCCGCCAAGGCCGGGCTGAAGGCCGGCGAAATCGTCACTGCCGTCGACGGTATTTCGGTCGAACATCCGGATGCGCTGCTTTACCGGCTGACGACGGCCGGTCTCGGCAAGTCGGTCAAGCTCACCGTTGTCGAGAACGGCCGCGAGGAGCAGTTGCCACTGACGCTCGATCGCGCCCCGGAAACCTCGCCGCGCGACCAGCGCACCATCGGCGGGCGCACTCCCTTCAGCGGCGCTGTCGTCGAGAACCTGTCGCCGCGGGTCGCCGACGAGTTGCGCATGCCGCCGGAATCGGCGGGCGTCGTCGTCTCCGAGGTGAAGGAGGATTCACCGGCCGCCCGTCTCGGCTTCGAGCCGAAGGATATCATCGTCTCGATCAACGGCACCGATGTGAAGACCACCAGCGAACTGTCCGAGATCGCCGAGAGCGACCCCGGTCTTTGGCGGGTGGAGATCGAGCGCGACGGTCAGCGCATCCGGCAGTTCTTCCGATGA
- a CDS encoding replication-associated recombination protein A, translating to MSNDLFAPRVPEEVAARRPLADRLRPKTLADVTGQKHLTGEDGVLKRMIESGSLGSMIFWGPPGTGKTTVARLLSGEAGLAFEQISAIFSGVADLKKVFETARLRRMDGRQTLLFVDEIHRFNRAQQDSFLPVMEDGTVILVGATTENPSFELNAALLSRARVLTFKSHDEESLEELLKRAEAIEQKPLPLTEEARVSLIRMADGDGRAVLTLAEEVWRAAREGESFDTEGLTRIVQRRAPVYDKAQDGHYNLISALHKSVRGSDPDAALYYLARMFDAGEDPLYLGRRLVRMAVEDIGLADPQALVICNAAKDAYEYLGSPEGELALAQACVYLATAPKSNAVYTAFKAASQAAKQNGSLLPPKHILNAPTKLMKGEGYGDGYRYDHDEPDAFSGQDYFPEKMGRQTFYDPPERGFERDIRKRLEWWDKLRKERKPR from the coding sequence ATGAGCAATGATCTCTTCGCGCCGCGCGTTCCGGAGGAGGTCGCCGCCAGGCGGCCGCTTGCCGACCGGCTGCGGCCGAAGACGCTTGCCGATGTCACCGGTCAGAAACATCTGACCGGTGAAGACGGCGTGCTGAAACGGATGATCGAAAGCGGTTCGCTGGGCTCGATGATTTTCTGGGGTCCGCCCGGCACCGGCAAGACGACGGTGGCACGGCTGCTTTCGGGCGAGGCGGGGCTGGCTTTCGAGCAGATTTCGGCGATTTTCTCAGGGGTCGCCGACCTGAAGAAGGTGTTCGAAACTGCCCGCCTGCGTCGCATGGACGGCCGTCAGACGCTGCTCTTCGTCGACGAGATCCACCGCTTCAACCGCGCCCAGCAAGACAGTTTCCTGCCCGTCATGGAGGACGGCACCGTCATCCTGGTCGGCGCCACCACCGAAAACCCGTCCTTCGAGCTCAACGCCGCTCTGCTGTCGCGCGCCCGCGTGCTGACCTTCAAGTCGCATGACGAGGAGAGCCTTGAGGAGTTGCTGAAGCGCGCCGAGGCGATCGAGCAGAAGCCGCTGCCGCTGACGGAGGAAGCGCGCGTCAGCCTGATCCGCATGGCCGATGGCGACGGCCGCGCGGTGCTCACACTTGCGGAAGAGGTCTGGCGGGCCGCGCGCGAGGGCGAGAGTTTCGATACCGAAGGCCTGACGCGTATCGTCCAGCGCCGCGCCCCGGTCTATGACAAGGCGCAGGACGGCCACTACAATCTGATCTCGGCGCTGCATAAATCCGTGCGCGGCTCGGACCCGGATGCCGCCCTTTATTATCTCGCCCGCATGTTCGATGCCGGCGAGGATCCGCTCTATCTCGGCCGGCGGCTGGTGCGCATGGCGGTGGAGGATATCGGCCTTGCCGATCCGCAGGCGCTGGTGATCTGCAACGCCGCCAAGGATGCCTATGAGTATCTCGGCTCGCCGGAGGGAGAGCTGGCGCTCGCCCAAGCCTGCGTCTATCTCGCCACCGCGCCGAAATCGAATGCCGTCTACACCGCCTTCAAGGCGGCAAGCCAGGCCGCCAAGCAGAACGGCTCGCTGCTGCCGCCAAAGCATATTCTCAATGCGCCGACCAAGCTGATGAAGGGCGAGGGTTACGGCGACGGCTACCGCTACGACCATGACGAGCCGGATGCCTTTTCCGGCCAGGATTATTTCCCGGAGAAAATGGGCCGCCAGACCTTCTACGATCCGCCGGAGCGCGGCTTCGAGCGCGATATCCGCAAGCGGCTGGAATGGTGGGACAAACTGCGCAAGGAGCGCAAGCCGCGCTGA
- a CDS encoding DUF1883 domain-containing protein, whose protein sequence is MPKPNFRFTHYDLKEQRAGTIIEVSLNAVNNVRLMTAPNFQRFTEVLDFKYIGGVARKSPIKIAVPESGHWHVVVDMEGHHGLADSSVKVIAAPPNQKTPRAS, encoded by the coding sequence ATGCCGAAACCGAATTTCCGCTTCACCCATTACGATCTTAAAGAACAACGCGCCGGAACGATCATCGAGGTGTCGTTGAATGCGGTGAACAATGTCCGGCTGATGACGGCGCCGAATTTCCAGCGTTTCACCGAGGTTCTCGATTTCAAATATATCGGTGGCGTGGCACGCAAATCGCCGATCAAGATCGCCGTTCCGGAAAGCGGCCACTGGCACGTCGTCGTCGATATGGAAGGCCATCACGGGCTGGCGGACTCTTCCGTCAAGGTGATCGCCGCGCCGCCAAATCAGAAGACGCCGCGCGCCTCCTGA
- the msrP gene encoding protein-methionine-sulfoxide reductase catalytic subunit MsrP: MPSYRPPKIASSEITPRQIYVRRREFLGAAALGAMALYGAGKASAAALSAIGSKYKVDEKPTPLKDVTTYNNFYEFGLDKADPAANSGDFKPLPWTIKVDGMVNKPGTFDLEALMKEFPIEERTYRMRCVEAWSMVIPWDGFPLASLLDKVEPLGSAKYVAFETVVRPDEMPGQKGFFQSLDWPYVEGLRLDEARHPLTLLAVGLYGETLPNQNGAPMRLVVPWKYGFKGIKSIVRITLTDQQPKNTWQVTNPQEYGFYANVNPEVDHPRWSQASERRIGESGFFGASRHSTLPFNGYADEVASLYAGMDLKANF; the protein is encoded by the coding sequence ATGCCAAGCTATCGCCCCCCGAAGATCGCGTCGTCGGAGATCACTCCGCGCCAGATCTATGTGCGCCGGCGTGAATTCCTGGGCGCAGCGGCTCTCGGCGCCATGGCGCTCTACGGCGCCGGCAAGGCGAGCGCGGCCGCGCTTTCCGCTATCGGGAGCAAGTACAAGGTCGACGAGAAGCCGACGCCGCTCAAGGACGTCACCACCTACAACAACTTCTATGAGTTCGGCCTCGACAAGGCCGATCCCGCAGCCAATTCCGGCGATTTCAAGCCGCTGCCCTGGACGATCAAGGTCGACGGCATGGTCAACAAACCAGGCACCTTCGACCTCGAGGCGCTGATGAAGGAATTCCCGATCGAGGAGCGCACCTATCGCATGCGCTGTGTCGAAGCCTGGTCGATGGTCATTCCCTGGGACGGCTTTCCGCTGGCATCGCTGCTCGACAAGGTGGAGCCGCTCGGCAGCGCCAAATATGTCGCCTTCGAAACCGTCGTGCGGCCGGACGAGATGCCGGGACAGAAGGGCTTCTTCCAGTCGCTCGACTGGCCCTATGTCGAAGGTTTGCGCCTCGACGAGGCGCGCCATCCGCTGACGCTGCTTGCCGTCGGGCTTTATGGCGAGACGCTGCCGAACCAGAACGGCGCGCCGATGCGCCTCGTCGTGCCGTGGAAATACGGCTTCAAGGGCATCAAATCGATCGTCAGGATCACCCTCACGGACCAGCAGCCGAAGAACACCTGGCAGGTGACCAATCCGCAGGAGTACGGCTTCTACGCCAACGTCAATCCGGAAGTCGACCATCCGCGCTGGAGCCAGGCGAGCGAACGGCGCATCGGCGAAAGCGGCTTCTTCGGCGCGAGCCGCCATTCCACCCTGCCCTTCAACGGCTATGCCGACGAGGTGGCGAGCCTCTATGCTGGCATGGATCTGAAGGCGAATTTCTGA
- a CDS encoding ribosomal maturation YjgA family protein, translating to MLEFIQTRSQAQFLRLAALLVVIVLGLALRRFGYAIDLSFIVVKYGGSALWAAMVYLLVALFVARARPAIIAAMALFIAISVELFRLYHTPWLDAFRLTTAGALLLGRIFSLWNMLAYAIGIAAACAFDPARRAAFGRRR from the coding sequence TTGCTCGAATTCATTCAGACGCGCTCGCAAGCGCAGTTCCTTCGCCTCGCGGCCCTGCTTGTGGTGATCGTGCTCGGACTGGCGCTCAGGCGTTTCGGCTACGCGATCGACCTGTCCTTCATCGTCGTCAAATATGGCGGGTCGGCGCTGTGGGCCGCGATGGTCTATCTGCTCGTGGCGCTCTTTGTCGCAAGGGCCCGACCGGCAATCATCGCCGCCATGGCGCTGTTCATCGCGATCTCAGTCGAGCTGTTCCGGCTCTACCACACGCCCTGGCTCGACGCATTTCGGCTGACGACAGCAGGCGCGCTGCTGCTCGGCCGAATATTTTCGCTCTGGAACATGCTGGCTTATGCGATCGGGATCGCCGCGGCCTGCGCCTTCGATCCCGCCCGCCGGGCGGCGTTTGGTCGTCGCCGGTAG
- a CDS encoding YkvA family protein has protein sequence MRLISKAKTWAKSLKRDIIALWLAARDPRVPWHAKAVAGAVAAYALSPIDLIPDFIPVLGYLDDLLIVPLGILLATRLIPAEMMSALRDEAARRIERPSGRAGLIFILAVWFACIIFLALALRKLG, from the coding sequence ATGCGACTGATATCAAAAGCCAAAACCTGGGCGAAGTCACTGAAGCGTGACATCATCGCTCTATGGCTTGCCGCGCGGGATCCGCGGGTGCCCTGGCATGCGAAAGCGGTGGCCGGCGCCGTTGCGGCCTATGCGCTGTCCCCCATCGATCTCATCCCCGATTTCATTCCGGTGCTCGGCTATCTCGACGATCTCCTGATCGTGCCGCTCGGCATTCTGCTGGCGACGCGGCTTATTCCGGCAGAAATGATGAGCGCGCTGCGCGATGAAGCGGCAAGACGCATCGAGCGTCCTTCCGGCCGGGCCGGGCTGATCTTCATCCTTGCCGTCTGGTTTGCCTGCATCATCTTCCTGGCTCTGGCATTGCGCAAACTGGGCTGA
- a CDS encoding VIT1/CCC1 transporter family protein codes for MTSKPIGRITNIIDPGDALGELLFGLIMALTLTVGSRLVFEKEGLDVHDLIVATIGCNVAWGIIDAVLFFLGTTFYKSRRLRLFRQIKTARSESAALTVLANEFPIEEAPFSARGADADALYRTLLTLACRADPVKASLPKGDLFAAIAVFVLVSATAIPAVIPFFFIDDAHLALRTSNLFLITLLFVTGYAWARFSGGRPVYAGMTMTCLGLLLVAIAIALGG; via the coding sequence ATGACTTCGAAACCGATCGGTCGCATCACCAATATCATTGATCCTGGCGATGCGCTCGGCGAACTCCTTTTCGGATTGATCATGGCGCTGACGCTGACGGTCGGTTCGAGGCTGGTTTTTGAAAAGGAAGGGTTAGATGTCCACGATCTGATCGTCGCGACGATCGGTTGCAACGTCGCCTGGGGGATCATTGACGCCGTCTTGTTCTTCCTGGGTACGACGTTTTACAAAAGCAGACGGCTGCGCCTTTTTCGGCAAATCAAAACCGCCAGAAGCGAATCTGCGGCGCTGACGGTGCTTGCGAACGAATTCCCGATAGAGGAGGCACCGTTCTCTGCAAGGGGCGCTGACGCGGACGCGCTCTATCGAACGCTCCTGACGCTCGCATGCCGGGCCGATCCTGTGAAGGCGTCCCTCCCGAAAGGCGATCTGTTCGCCGCAATCGCGGTCTTCGTTCTGGTCTCTGCTACCGCCATTCCGGCAGTGATCCCTTTCTTTTTCATTGACGATGCGCACCTTGCCCTGAGGACCAGCAACCTGTTTCTCATCACGCTGCTGTTCGTGACGGGCTATGCATGGGCGCGGTTTTCAGGAGGGAGGCCTGTTTATGCAGGCATGACAATGACTTGTCTCGGCTTGCTTTTGGTTGCAATAGCGATCGCGCTTGGCGGCTGA